ACATCACATAAAGCATGAGTATATATCCCAGGTGTCAGACCCTAAGAATAGCCCCTACTTAACTTACACGTGTCATGCACCACAATTTTtggttattttttttaaaaaaaatccacAAATACTAATTTAACATTATCCCACCAGTTACAATTAAACTACCAATCGCATTCATTCCTATTACTGTCatattttttcaaaaaaaaaaaaaaaaaaaaataccagatcTGCTCCGTATTACCCATCGTCCCTCTCTCTCTTAAAGATTCATCCACCCATAATCTTTTGCAGCGCCGATTATGGCCTACAGTTGCCTTAAAATTCTTAGCCGCTACAACAGATTTAATCGCTACACTTTTACGCACATGATGGTATAAATTTTGTATACTGTCTCCGATGGGTAATAGAAATCGCTAGAGTTTTCGTGTGTACCTGCATACAAGTTTCGTCCCAATCATGACTGAATCGGATGACAACCAGACGTTCTTCATGTGCGAGAATCGCTTGATCGACGGCCTAACCGAAGTGCAAGTGTGGTAGCAAATACGACATCGTTTCTCGACTTTTTAATACTTTCATTGTTCAGAAGAACGACGTTTTCATCGACTTTAATTATGGAAATCAaggtaagtattttttttatttgttttgaaTTAGGGTTTTTATTTGGTTTTTTTGAATTAATTCATCATATGTGATATTTTCTTAAATTCTTGATTGGTGAACCTACCTTCAAACTAAAAGTTATTATTACCGTTGATGTGTTTCCTAATCGGTATAAGGTATGTTTCATAATTCTTTTTATGATTTGTTTTGCAAGTAGGGGTTGATTTCATTGTTTTGATATGATTTTTTATTTGTTATGGTGTTTTCTGATTTCATTAAAGCACGGAACCGGAACGAAGGGTTGGATTTGTACGATTGAAATTGAAAATTGGGATGTGAAAGATTGAAATTAAGAGTTAGGATGTGAAAGATTTAAATTGAAAGTTGGGATGTGAAAGAGAAGTGGTTATGTATTTTTGGCTTGTTTAGTAATGGATGGAACATTTTGGGTCGTGTTTGACCTGTTTCGCCAACACCAGATCAAGATCAAGTGCCCTTCAGACCGTGATTGTGTTTTTGATGTGGTAAATATAGGCATTTTTGTTTGTATTACTTAATCAAATGGTATGGGCTCATATGAACACTTTATGTTTATCTTTTTGATCTCTTATGATTTATGTGATCAACTGAATTGTAGCAGCAGAATTCCACTAAAGTGTATTTTATGTAATTTACGTATGTTCCTGTCATTGAAAGTGTGTGTACAGCAGCAGAATAACACTTGCATAGGAAGGCTAAAGTTTGAGTCGCATCCTAAGGTGACCAACATTCAATTGAAGTGTAATATCTTTAAATTTTTAACTATAGCTTTTAGAGATGCCTGCATAATGCAAATGGACATTAATGTATAAAGGTTGGATTGATTTGTCATATAATTACTATGTCTGGGTTTGACCTGGTCCAAGCATACATGAGGACATAAGGATTTTGAATGAGGAATTATCAGCTCCATAGATAACGAATTTATGTTTGACAATATTGAAATTATTTGTTGATTCGATGGTTCCTTAATCACTCAAATAAGGTTTGTTACTACCAAACTTATTGATATTTTGTTGGAATCTGCATTAAAAAACACAACTCATAATTTTATTCAGTGATATGTTGAGGTATGTTTTACGAATTAATGTTGTCTTTTTTTGACAATTACAGGGTTTGTTACATTCATAATGTTTATAGGCTAATGTGTTAATTTCTTGGTTAAACGTGCAAAAATGCAGAAGACCTATTCGATCTATTTTAGATGTTGGTCTTCTTCGTACTGCGACTGCAGTCGTGTTTTGGGGTACTCGAGGTACATTGTCGTCTTTCCGTTAATGTCCGTtctatgtttatgtttatgcttaaGAAAGTGGGAACCAATTTGGGTGTTCTAACGCTCTATTAACATAAGCAAAATTACACTtttaaacactacatgtatttaACATTAGTAAAAGCACTACATGTATTAAAGCCTTACTTATGCCCCATGTCATACAGCCTTAATGTGCAATATGGAACTGCTTGAAACCTCAGGTCATGCTGTCAATTACAAAGAGAACATGTTTGTATTGAATGTAGTTCTTCTAATGTTAATATTTTTACTGTTCATCATTTGTGTTGTATATTTATGAATTTATGAATGAATGATACGGAGTAAAAAGTATTGTTATGATAATGAAGTACACATGTTTATATTTTCTATCTTTTGCTGATATCTTTGTATACTTAATTGAACGttgtttaatttatttatatttgtgCAGATAGATAAGGAAGAGTATGGGCTTAAGCAAATGAAGTGTCCATCACATTGTTTATTATTTGATAGCGAAGTTCGTTCTTACAAGAGTTAGTTTTCTCTTTTTACATGGCtatgtatttttttataattatagatAGTTATATCACTGTTAAAAGTGATGTAAACTACAAACTTTGGGTTGTCATGCTCTATTTAACAAGAATGAAATTCCTGGATTTGGACGGGTATTTGGTTTTAATGCCAAGATTATGCACAAGTATGAAGATGTTTACGTTTTAGTTAACCGGACTGTTGATTTCTTGTGTTTTGCTTACGATGTTTGCGGAACTTGTAGGGTTGGGCGTAAGTCAGAAGCTAAAGATGCTGCAAGAGGGGCATTAAAGTATCCATGGTGGACTTTAGGTTGTCCATGTCAGGCTTCATGTATATGTGCTGTAATAATTGATCATACTCTTACTGATCATGGGTTAGCAAATCCACTCAAACCAAATCATTAATCATGTCAAACTAATTTATCAATTGTGTTAAATGGTAATGTCAGATGATTATCCCAGGGCTAGAAAATGCATGATATCTATGCCTTTATGTGGTTCATGCACCTCTTAGGAAATGTAtatttgtggttttatcatttcccATATAGTTGAAAGTCCTTTGAACCTTGATTAAGAAAGGCTATGGTTATGACATACACAACAAGATAATCAACTAATCGTCATGGATGAGTATGTAGGTTCGTTTGCATCCTTATTTGAATCAACTTTCATATTATACTAAGATTGTTAATACAATGACTTTTTTCCATTTAAGATTTGATGGTAAAAGTAAGTTATAGATAATCATTCTTGATGTCCATGGTTTGATAGTAAAAAATTGATAGTATTAAGTCTATTTTAATGTCCATGGTTTAATGTCAGGTTATAGGAAGATTTTGATGACATTGCATTTAATCATTGGTATATGTGTAAAATAATATTCCAGTTATGTAACTTTTGGTGATATTCTTACATTTAAATTTGTTACGATGGGTATGTGTTTTGTGTTTTACTAATATCGGAATTAGTAGCCTTAATCTATTTGTTTTGTGTAAATTAAAAAACTTAACCATATTAAGTTTATTTCATCTACAAGAATATACCGTTAATTGATTTAACATATACGTTCCAGTTTGTTGTATTAAGactcgccgtgcaacgcacgggctcttaaaagcTAATATATATGAACTCAGTACTTATGacattttttttagtattattgaAATTGTTCTAATATTTGCGTATACAAGAATTTGATTTTTACTCATTGAACAAGCCTTATAAAATTGATAATAGTACGACCCTGACATTAGGCTAAAATTGAATTACGTCTTGCATCTTGTGTGAAGCAAGGGCAAAttcacattttttttaaaaacagaATACTATATTTCTTTGTAAAGAATTATTTCGATTAATTTAGCTGATGTGTGTGCGTGCGTGTGTGCGTATCTCTGTCTATGTGTGTGTGACCTCCAAATGCCctaataatcttttttttttttattccagAGATGATCCACAAATAAAAGATGGATAATACAGTATAGATAATGGATAGAAGAGATTATGTACTAAAAGAAATATCTTACATTGACCcatttataaatatgtaatataacACTTTTGCTCAttcatattataattatttttattctaTTCTTACTAATTTCTCTAAGCTATTAGTTTAAGTATCTATGAAAAATGTCTCCATGATTTGTACATCATGTATTAAAAGCTTCTATCCATTATTCTTTCATGGAATACACAGAGTTTTTACAATATCACAAATAAAACTACACGTTGTTACCACGTTGTGACCATTCTGGTGTATCTACAGATGATTCTCTCGGTGTACTTCTAAATCCGTTCACCGATAAATCATCACCATTACTTCGACGTGAACTTGCCTCTTTAAGCCTTTTCTTTGAACGCGCTCTAACCGACTCTTCTTTTTCATCAACAAATGAAATGAACGTTTGTAGGCGTCCTGATTTTAGGCTACGTCTTGATGCTTCAGTCACTTCGGGTTTATgttttgtatattggtgtataatTAGAACCATGTATATAAAAAGAGCAAGAAAACAAGCTAGCCCACATATGAGAAACAGGCCTTTAAAGCTCTTTAGCTCAAGACGGTCAACCGCAAACTTGGATCCTTGTGAACTACACGCACTTCGTGTTAGCCATTTGTCGTGTATCCGTTGTAACTCACCGTTTTCTGACAGTTTTAGAATGGCGGTTGATATATCTACTGCAAGAGGAGAGTCCCGCGGAAAGGCCTGTCAGATATCAAGACCCCAAAAAGTCAACTTCCTCCTAATTGACTATCATATGTTTAACTATAAAAGTCAAAATAGTTATTATAGAGACACATAATTACTGAGATAGCCCATGCGGTTTGTAGGAAATTGTTGAAATAGTCCTTGAGGTTTTAATACCGGTGCTGGGATAGTCCTTTTGTCTGACGGACGTCAATTTTGTTCATCACGTGATTTACACGTGCTTCAACTTAACGGACAAAATTGATGTCCGTCAGACAAAAAGACTATCCCAACAACTTCTGCAAACCACGAAAACTATATCGATATAAAAAAACCTAGGGGCTATTTCAACAATTTCCTATAAATCACAAGGACCATCTCAGTAATTATGTCATAAAGTTATTGAATCGTAAATCATAAACAGAACTTTTACTCACAAATCCCCAGCCATTTTTGGTGAATTCTTGGCCAACGATGCTGAACTGGCAACGGGTCGATAAGAAGAGTTCAATGTACGGCCGTTCATCGACAACGGCAGCAACACCACCATTATTAGGACCTTCTTTCAACGCTTTTTCATAGTCTTCAGGCAAGTTAAGAGGAACAAGTCTAGTTTCTGAAATGCCTAGTTCCTCAACCAGATAGTTTCGTACAAACGAATTTTGTTGGTACCCAATCGGAACTTtgttttttattaaactattaatcccTTCAATAGGAGAATATAGTTTCTGTACTGTTAATATTGAAGTGAGACTTGCAGTATAACTAGAGCTGATTATGAGCACCACGAATAGCCATAGAATTAACACAATTCGACCCAGAGTGCTCATCATGTTCTCTCCTGACGAATTAAACAATCGTTACGTAAGATCATACAGTGTAATAGAAAGTAAAATTATCTAATATAAATAAGTTTCGATCAAACTGGTAATTTTGACCCATGACCCGTTTTGATTCAttacccaacctgacccatttggaTCCGTTTAAAAGTCTGACAcatttgacccatgacccatttcaatcCAAAACCGTTTTGacctgttacccaaaccgaccATACCTTGCCTGTTTGCCAGGTATACTAACATGCATTGTTATGTTAATTAGATAGAGGAATAATACTACATAGATGGTTGCAAGTAGAGTAACTGACTGTGTGAGAAGAATAAGGTTGAAAAGCTAAACCTGCCAAAAGCAAAACACAAACAGTTAGTGACATAGTACAATGCAGTGGGGGTGGCAATTTTAACCCATTTACTTATTAAACGGTCAATTATGTTATGCTTTGTCTCAAATGGAGACATAAATATTACTACCTTATAAGGGTGTATTTTCAAAAAATGTTTCCGCGTAAAACTTAAATCATGCTAAAAAATCATTATACAATTAAATGTTTGACTGAGTAGGGGGTTCCTGAgtaaccaaaaaaaaaatatatatatatatatatatatatatgcattactAGTGATAAATAGTCAAAACTTTTGACTGACAGTGTTGAATAAAATTAACCTCATGACCTTAATGCATCTTGACACGTTAGTTGTTACCAAACATGTCGTACCAGCCAGTGGCGGTTCCAGGATTATAACTCAATGGGGTCCCgaaatttttatcattactaattatATTTAAATACTATTTTAGTGGTAGTTTACTTTCAAAAAACTACAAATTCGAAAAATCTATGGGCTTCGAGTAGTTAAATTAGTAGTGTCTTCtacaatttaaaagaaaaactataaatttgaaaaatatacaGGGTCCTGAAGCGTATACAATTTAAAATGTATTTTCGACTAAAAGTTTTCAAACTAGTGGCGTCCCGTGACCCCACGGGCTTCCTTTTAAACTCGCCACTGGTACCAACCCTGTACTACGCTTAGTATAGTTGTATTAAATGTTATATAACACATGATTACCATAAAGTTGTAACGATCTGTTGCTTAGGAGGGCCGCGGAAATCATTGTTTTTGCGATGTTCCAAAATCCAAATAACTGCTCCTACTACTAGAAAAAAGATCCCAGTAACACACCACAATTTAGCAGTGAACGGCCTGAGAAAAGCCCAAGTTCCACTGTTTATTCGCCTAACGGGTGCCACCACAACTAGACCTGACTCAGTAAACGGCTGAGTAAAATCAGCCATTCGTGTCCGGTTCGTAATGATAGCAATGTCACCAACCGCAGCATCATAAACCTACAGTAATTAGTGTATGGACCATGACATTTaacaactttttaattaaaaaatagAAGGTGGCTATATGAGTGGGCCATGAAGGTTCACCCACGATGACTTAAGCAGGTGGTCGCCCTGGTCGGCTCGTAATGTGGGTCGGACACCCAGGTTAAtaaagaataaaaaaataaaaactttcggAAAGATTCATCTCGTTTGACACATTCCCCTAAATGTTTCTGATCTGACCCATAATACATGTTTGATATGGAACCCAACCCAACCCAACGAAACCAATTTACGAGTGAATGGGTCAAAATAGCCACCTCTAGAAACGATTGAAGCATTAAGGAAGGAACACATACACCAGCATTTATCAAACCTACGAGATCAGTGTTACTTGGGTTCTTATGACCATCTCCATACAAATAAAATTTATACGGTACAGCATACGGTAACAGGTTTACTGCAGACGTAAACACATCGATACAGTATCCTCTGTATATATCAGTACCCTTTACTTCATCAACAAACTCCTCAAAACTCACTCGATTCGGAACCCCAATTTTCAACAAATTCCCATTTTGAGGAAAAACCCATCCACGTGGCTTTTTAACCGTTTCACCCGGCCAAATTACACTATACAACAGTTCAGACTGATTTGGGTTCGTATTGACTGAATCTGGTGCAGAAGTTGACAGACCCGAAGAATTTGACCAATACCCGACTCGCCTAAACCCTGTACCGATCACATTTATAACTTCAAACGTCGGAAAGAAAAGATTTCTATCAGACGTGAACTCGATTAGTCCCGTTGTCCCGTTCATTTTGACTTGCAATATGTTTTCGAGCAACAAGTTCCCTCCGTCGAAAATACTTAACGAATCAAGATTCAAAGATCCCGCTTGTACGCCTtgtaactttaaatcttttgaaaacgAAATATTTCCACCTTCGTTAAAAAACTTGTCAAGCGCACGAGCAAGCAACCAAACCGTGTCGTATGCATATAACGAATAAGTACTCAGTCCCAAATTGGTTAAGTTTTTCCACTCGGTTACAAACTTTCGTTTAAGTTCTGAATCTTGAACGTACGGTCTTAACGTAATAACGCCTTGCATTGCGGAAACCGATTTAGTAGGAAGTGGTGAACTTATATCTATAACAGTAGACAACCAATTTGTTGTAATCCAAACATACCCACTATCCATCATACCGATATATTGACCGACTTCAAGTATATCTAATCCTAAATCCGCGTACGTATGAACAATAAGAACGCGCGACTCCAAAAACGCAACTTGAAGTAAAACGTCTCTTATATCCGCGCGTGTTGAATTCGGTTTAATAGTTGCTTTATGTGAGATTTTACACCTTTTAGCAGCTAATTGATCTGCTAATGAAGTTATCCCATTTCTTCCATCATCATCGTCTACGTAAATGGCGACAACTTGCCTCCATTCGTAGTACTCAACGATATCTGCGATTGCAGCCATTTGAAATAGATCACTGTGTGTTGTTCGGATAAAGAACGGGTATTGAAGTGAGGATAACGTGGGGTCCGTTGCTGTGAACGATAGTAGCGGAACTTGGAGTTCGTTTACTACGTGAGAGATCATGTGAGCTAATACTGATGTTTGGGGACCGATTAACGCCACACTATCGGTCTCCATGAACTGTAAAGCTGTTGCCATAAATTAACATGAAGGTTA
This genomic window from Rutidosis leptorrhynchoides isolate AG116_Rl617_1_P2 chromosome 2, CSIRO_AGI_Rlap_v1, whole genome shotgun sequence contains:
- the LOC139894447 gene encoding glutamate receptor 3.6-like; protein product: MDKYIVWMVLLVLFSGCFTEEKNRTYAQIQIPTRPDVVNIGSILTFNSIVGKVSKIALEAAVEHVNNDPNVLNGTKLKLTIHDSNFNGFLSIMEALQFMETDSVALIGPQTSVLAHMISHVVNELQVPLLSFTATDPTLSSLQYPFFIRTTHSDLFQMAAIADIVEYYEWRQVVAIYVDDDDGRNGITSLADQLAAKRCKISHKATIKPNSTRADIRDVLLQVAFLESRVLIVHTYADLGLDILEVGQYIGMMDSGYVWITTNWLSTVIDISSPLPTKSVSAMQGVITLRPYVQDSELKRKFVTEWKNLTNLGLSTYSLYAYDTVWLLARALDKFFNEGGNISFSKDLKLQGVQAGSLNLDSLSIFDGGNLLLENILQVKMNGTTGLIEFTSDRNLFFPTFEVINVIGTGFRRVGYWSNSSGLSTSAPDSVNTNPNQSELLYSVIWPGETVKKPRGWVFPQNGNLLKIGVPNRVSFEEFVDEVKGTDIYRGYCIDVFTSAVNLLPYAVPYKFYLYGDGHKNPSNTDLVGLINAGVYDAAVGDIAIITNRTRMADFTQPFTESGLVVVAPVRRINSGTWAFLRPFTAKLWCVTGIFFLVVGAVIWILEHRKNNDFRGPPKQQIVTTLWFSFSTLFFSHRENMMSTLGRIVLILWLFVVLIISSSYTASLTSILTVQKLYSPIEGINSLIKNKVPIGYQQNSFVRNYLVEELGISETRLVPLNLPEDYEKALKEGPNNGGVAAVVDERPYIELFLSTRCQFSIVGQEFTKNGWGFAFPRDSPLAVDISTAILKLSENGELQRIHDKWLTRSACSSQGSKFAVDRLELKSFKGLFLICGLACFLALFIYMVLIIHQYTKHKPEVTEASRRSLKSGRLQTFISFVDEKEESVRARSKKRLKEASSRRSNGDDLSVNGFRSTPRESSVDTPEWSQRGNNV